ATGGCATCCCAGAATGTAACTCCAGTAGCTACCTGACAACCAAAACAAATCAGTATACAGTGGAAAACCATAATCAGAATCCAGCCTTTCATTGCCCCTGAAAAGGCCACACTGAAGTCCATTAAAATGTTAGCTTTTTACTTGTTTCAGGGTTTCATAATGACACAGCCTAATTCACAAAAGATTTAACTCAAACTGAATGCCTAGTCTGTGTAAGCCTTCATGTTCACCTTTGAAGAATAAAAGTGTATTTCTTTTAGCACATTGCCCTGGAAGATAACTCAACACTCAAACAGAGAGTGAAAGTACAAATTCTCTCATGATAAAACAGACTCAGCAGATAATAGGGACTTTTCTTCAGATTAAAATATTGGCTTAGAAAGGAAAACTTTTACAAATAAGAATGAGCTGATACTACTGAGTTTTGGATTTATGACACAAATGATACTGTAAAAGTGAAACAACATTCTTAAAAATAAACTAATACTGCTTGCTATCAAAAAACACCAACAGCTACTTCATCTAAACTGGTCTTTATTATGCTTGAGACAAAGTCATTAGCTGTGATACATGTGGAAAATCTGAAACTACTGTTCACATGTTTCAATACATTGTTTTTTCACTTTAGCAGAAAGCACTGACTGGTTATGACCAAGTTCTTAGAGACATAGTGGTATGACTTAAGTAGATACTGTAATTTTCAAAGATCTAAACATATAATCAAAATTAAATCTGAAAATTTATCAAACTGCTTATGTATGCAAGTCATTCCCAcagcacacattaaaaaaagtaaatCACTGATACTGGATGTATTTATAGTTAAAATATGTAGGTATGATAACATTTAATAACTGTGAACCTACATCACTACCTTCCATATGAAACAGTGTAGCCCATATTTCTCATAACAATGTTCTTCAAAGTCTGCTGAAGCTGCTTTCCAAGATAAGTCTTGAGAAGTGACTGAATGCCTTTTAGAAACACTTGTTCCATTTCCTGTGTTGTATCTTCAGTAGCACGGTTTTTTGCTGAATTTTGCTTTTCTCCTATAACTGTCTCCTCACGGTGCTCTCGGCCTGGAGGATGACAGCCATAAACATATACACTCACAAATTCAGGTTGCAAAAACTGACTGTCCATAGCTATATCTGCAATACCTCTGTTGCTACTGGACAATACACGTGGCTGAGcagaaatctgcagtccagctcgttTCATGCGCATCGTTACATTACAGACATCAGTTGGCAAtggatgtggtgtgttttttatgaAATCTCCCTCATATAATTTCACTGCACCTGTAACACTGAGCTCTGAAAAACCTAAACGAGTTTCTAGTGTACGTTTATGAGGCTCCCAGTGGCAATGTTCAACCTCAAACCAAACTGCTTGAGCTGGCATTTTTATGCGCATTTCAGTCACATACATATCAAATGGTGCTGAACGGAGTGGCTGATGAAGAGCATAACCAGCAAGATCTAGAAAGCTTCCATTAAAATTAGGTTGTTGTATGTTCCGCTTGCTAATCAAATCCATTGCTGATTCAATTGCTGACCTACAATTCTCTCTTGGTTTTCGTGCTGTTCTTCCATCtaaatagaaaggaaaaaaaatgtatcttaaaaacagtttttacagtatttgaaactgtaaataaaacaattttcacaGTGACTTTATAGTTAATGTAAGAATATTTACTGTAATGGGATGATAGTGTGAAAGGAGTATCTAGGAAGAATAAAATTGAGATATAACCTTGTGCATAAAAATGGGAGAGCAATCAATAGCTGTACTGATTTGAAGAACAACATTCAACCAGTTCTagtagaaattattttattatgcagGGCCATTTCAATATGAGACTATTTTCATATAAAACAGCGAACACTGTACTGGTGCTATTAACTATGAGGACTGGTTATTCTTGTCTTCTTATGGCCTTCAATTGTATAGATTATGAAATAATATAGAATTCAATGAAATCATCACCAGACTTTGATTAAAGTAACTATGTGTAATTGACTTACATCTGGGTTTGGTGAGCAGAGTGCTCATGCGATCATCAATGGTGTGTATGAGaaacagagagtgagagagagagagattggctaATGCCCAGCCCCATCACTCAAGTTGCTAAAAAATCAAGCATAAAGTTATTTTAATTGAAGTAGCTTATATTGCTGATACCATTATCACTCATCAGTCAACAGAATGAGCTAAACACTTTGTActttaatctttgcaaaataacTTTTCATATAGAGTTAACAACTGGACACCAGTCTTGATGCAGCTGACAGTGTTAACATTCATTCCATGTTTCTGCTTTGATATTTTACAATTATAGATACTGAAGGATTTACATACTGCTTATTTGCCACCTTTAACCATTCCTAAAAGATACAGTTTTTGCAATGACTGAAGAACTATTCACTTGAATGTTCCATGCCACAGCCAAATGCTTCTGCCTCTTGACTGAATAGTAACATGGGTATCTCCTGTTTTCAGTTCACTAATTTCTCACCTTTTGTACTTCTTATGGCAGTTATCCATATCTATGGTATAATATTTTATACAGTTGGCTCATAATCCATTCCTAAATATCCACAAACTTTTCAGATCTGGTGCTTTTTTCCCCAAGAATTCTAATATATCTGCATCATAGGTTACTTGTGGTAATTTTTGGACAAGCCTCTCACAGCAGTTTCACAAGAAGTTTTAGTCCTATTTTTTACTCCTGTTACTTTTCCAGTCTATAAAGACTGGCTAAAACTGCTAACCCCCCTgctataacagaacatgaggtgtcatttaacttcatctgaccatctcatcctctgtctttgttttccttctagagttgttgcaggaagcatatcctgcaaaacacctccattttgatttaaataattttccgtgtggctagcagtgccgtcaccagtgtggacgggcatagggtccaagcgtcgtccccgaccatgacagcgcttgtccgaggcttcattagttctgtcctgaaccatctaatcacactaaaaggggggttagccctattagtggtttgttcttttcatcaccttttacgactggcagaacataccggaggcctattcttttcctgggcctccatggggtcaattattattattattattattttaatgctggtgaTGTGAGAAGAATGTCCTTACACGAGCATGTCATAAGAAATATGTTACTGGAAGAGTCCAaagtacgacgtgcattcaagctctaaggcctccgattctttttctccggactggaaagagatagaaacatgcgcattgttttaaaatgaggccgcgttcattgtcaatatgtcccagagatggcagcactgtacagcagatggaattttaccgccagcagcgagaatgagaactgttttaaatacttaaaatggcgacgttttccttacttgaacagcgtgcaatcattcgttttctgaatttgcgtggtataaaaccaattgaaattcatcgacagttgaaggagacatgtggtgatggagttatggatgtgctgaaagtgtgttcatgggtgcgacagtttaatgaaggcagaacattgtgtgacaacaaaccgaaacaacctttggctcgcacaagccggtctgacgacatgatcgagaaagtggagagaattgttttgggggatcgccgaatgactgttgaacagattgcctccagagttggcatttctgtgagttctgtgcacacaatcctgcatgacgacctgaaaatgcgaaaagtgtcatccaggtgggtgccacaaatgctgacggatgaccacatggctgcccgtgtggcatgttgccaagcaatgttgacgcgcaacaacagcatgaatgggactttctttttgtcggttgtgacaatggatgagacgtggatgccatttttcaatccagaaacaaagtgccagtcagttcaatggaagcacacagattcaccgccaccaaaaaaattttaggtaaccgccagtgctgaaaaaatgatggtgtccatgttctgggacagcgagggcgtaatccttacccattgcattccaaagagcactacggtcacaggtgcatcctacgaaaatgttttgaagaacaaattccttcctgcactgcaacaaaaacgtccgggaagggctgcgtgtgtgctgtttcaccaagacaacacacccgcacatcgagctaatgttacgcaacagtttcttcgtgataacaactttgaagtgattcttcatgctccctactcacctgacctggctcctagtgacttttggctttttccaacaatgaaagacactctccgtggccgcacattcaccagctatgctgctattgtctcagcgattttctagtggtcaaaacagactcctaaagaagcctttgccgctgccatggaatcatggcgtcagcattgtgaaaaatgtgtacgtctgcaaggcgattaggtcgagaagtaacgccagtttcattgatttcgagtgagtagttaattaggaaaaaaatcggaggccttagaacttgaatgcacctcgtaaatcacaTGAAAATATATAGTATTCAccatgatgattaaaattcttcaggGTGTTCTACCATGCCACTGTACAAAATACTTGAAATACAAACTATAAAACCAACATTTTGGCTATATTACAATGGCCTTCCTTAGGACGCAACTGTTTTTACTGGATACAACATTGCAGTGggttcagaagtatgatgcaaaactccttcagacatgcatgtgtgtctgaaagaacaggcactgtGAGACTACAATCATTATAaagtatatgaaatgtattcatatTTGTAAATGTGGACAACCATTAGCTACATAACAGAGTGATGGCAATGAAAACTTGtgatggactgggattcgaactcagatttcccgcttattgcaagCAGCCACCTTACCATTAGGTTATATGCTATACGGGCATGACTCACGCCAGACCCAAACTCCtgtatgttgtcaaccatgtgtcaacAACCTGTACTAGTACATTCAtgaacaggtgagacattttaattgaaagttgcttgtcTGGTGCTGGCAGATaagtacaatattgcagtgcctgttttgttCAGAAATATGACGCAAAATTCCTTGCCATGCATGCATGGCACTGCAACATTGTATTTGTCCACTAACACCAGGCAAGTGACTTTCAGTTACAATGTCTCCCCTGTGTGGGAATATTCGTATGAATGTAGAAGTACAGGTTGTTAACacctggttgatgacatatggaagtttgggtctgtccatgagtcatgcttggatagcctaATCATAAAGTGATTGCTCACAATAAGAGCaaaacctgggttcaagtcccagtctggcacaaattttcctgTTGTAAttacattatacagctgatagttgtccatattcacgactgtgaatacatttcatgtatattttTACTGTAGGAAAGGTGCCCTGCTTATTACAAACCATCAGAGTCAATATG
This genomic interval from Schistocerca cancellata isolate TAMUIC-IGC-003103 chromosome 3, iqSchCanc2.1, whole genome shotgun sequence contains the following:
- the LOC126176189 gene encoding uncharacterized protein LOC126176189 isoform X1; this encodes MLFEAWILFLLAMTLPDAILGITTSQQSLSAVSASSKDGRTARKPRENCRSAIESAMDLISKRNIQQPNFNGSFLDLAGYALHQPLRSAPFDMYVTEMRIKMPAQAVWFEVEHCHWEPHKRTLETRLGFSELSVTGAVKLYEGDFIKNTPHPLPTDVCNVTMRMKRAGLQISAQPRVLSSSNRGIADIAMDSQFLQPEFVSVYVYGCHPPGREHREETVIGEKQNSAKNRATEDTTQEMEQVFLKGIQSLLKTYLGKQLQQTLKNIVMRNMGYTVSYGR
- the LOC126176189 gene encoding uncharacterized protein LOC126176189 isoform X2, with the protein product MLFEAWILFLLAMTLPDAILGITTSQQSLSAVSASSKDGRTARKPRENCRSAIESAMDLISKRNIQQPNFNGSFLDLAGYALHQPLRSAPFDMYVTEMRIKMPAQAVWFEVEHCHWEPHKRTLETRLGFSELSVTGAVKLYEGDFIKNTPHPLPTDVCNVTMRMKRAGLQISAQPRVLSSSNRGREHREETVIGEKQNSAKNRATEDTTQEMEQVFLKGIQSLLKTYLGKQLQQTLKNIVMRNMGYTVSYGR
- the LOC126176189 gene encoding uncharacterized protein LOC126176189 isoform X3 — its product is MDLISKRNIQQPNFNGSFLDLAGYALHQPLRSAPFDMYVTEMRIKMPAQAVWFEVEHCHWEPHKRTLETRLGFSELSVTGAVKLYEGDFIKNTPHPLPTDVCNVTMRMKRAGLQISAQPRVLSSSNRGIADIAMDSQFLQPEFVSVYVYGCHPPGREHREETVIGEKQNSAKNRATEDTTQEMEQVFLKGIQSLLKTYLGKQLQQTLKNIVMRNMGYTVSYGR